A stretch of DNA from Candidatus Neomarinimicrobiota bacterium:
AGTGTGGATGCTTTGCTTAAAGCGTTTGACTTTTTGTCTTCTGCCAATACAACGTTCAACAAAACGAAGAGGAGCACGATGTAAAGAAATGGTCTGTTGGAATTGTGATTCATGTTGCTACCCCTGTTTTGTTGTTGGTCTCTCGTCTTCATTTTTTACCCGCTTCCCAGCACATAACTTCTGGCTGTGAGTCTATATCATCGCAAATAGACCATCTTCGCTACACTTGAATTATCGCTTGCCTGAAGCCTTGCGAAATACATCCCCCCAGCAACTTCTCGATCGCTATGATCCCTTCCATTCCAACTCACGGTGTAGCTACCTGGAGGTTGAGATATGGAAACCAGTCGATTTACTTCTCGACCGGAAATGTCATAAATGAACAGTGTAACCTCTGCGTATTCTGGTATATCGTATTTGATGGTTGTGCTGGAATTGAATGGATTTGGATAATTTTGGACCAGGGAAGTTTTTTGGGGCTTCCCAGTTTCAGATTCAATGGCAAGTGGACTAACTGAGATATGGGTTGTGTCGTTGGAAATCCCGTAATTATCAACCAATCCCACTATTTCATGATAACCTGGTTCGATTGCCCAGTGATGTATAATATTCCAAATATATGTTGAATCGGGAAGAATCGTGAGATTTGAGGTAATGCCTAAACCAGCCAATTGAAAATCACCATCAATTGCATAATTCCACTGCAGGGATGACCCCCAATTTAAAAACAGCGTGTCGTTTGTCGTATTGTGTCCAGAAACATATATTTCAACTGGCTCATTATAATAATATTCAACTTTATCCGTATAGACACGCACGTCCAGCTGAGCAAGGCTAACGGAAAGTAGAAGAATATGGCTGATTATATATTTCATTTCTACCCTCGCTTCATCTCAAATAAACCATCTTGGCTACACTTGAATTATCGCCAGCCTGAAGCCTTGCGAAATACATCCCCCCAGAAACTTCTCGACCGTTATGATCCTCTCCATTCCAACTCACCTTGTAGCTACCTGGAGCTTGTGATTTTAAAACCAATCGACTTACTTCTCCACCAGACATGTCATAGATGATCAATGATACTTCTGAATGATCAGGTAGATCGTACTCCATGGTTGTTGAAGGATTAAAGGGGTTGGGATATAATGATAGTAAAAGGTGTCTTTTGGGTAGATTTCGCGGTTCGTCAATACTGGTGATACTCCCCAAAGTTCCTGTATATCCAACCTGAGTTGCAAAGATACGATAATTATCTTCATATACATAAATGGCTCCGCCTTCACCATCTGACACGGCATATGATGCTTGTTGGCTATAAATGTCGCTGGGTGTAGTGCGAACTGGATGCTCCCAAAGTGCATTCCCCTGGAAGTCCAGACGTTGTGCAAAATGAGCTTGAGAACAAAATCCAGCATGATGGATGACAATAAACGAACTATCATCTGCCATGGTCGCAGGAGACCAACTCCCATCCGAGATTAGTGAAAAGGCTCCGGTAATCCCATACTTCAAACTTCCATCAGCATTAATCCATTGACTAAAATTTCTATCTGATACGTCTTCCTTTCGGTATTGGATGATTGCACCTCCATCTTCATCGGGCAATAGATGAAAAGTAAAATCTGACGTATCTGAAATGACAATACCGGCATCTGACCAGAGATGTTCGAAAGATAGATTGGTCTTGAACACCCTATCATGATAATTCATGAAAAACAAGTTGTCCGACGAATCCAATTGGAATCGCCCAATATTCCCGAGATTGAAATCGTGAGCCGTATCTAAGAGCAAGACCCCATTATCATCCATTAATTGTGCATAAATCGTGTTTGTTGCAGAGATAACCAACACCTGAGAAGCTGAAGTAACCTTGAGATATCTAATGTCTCGACCGGGTATGTCAAACAAAACACCTAGACTGTCCCAAACTATCTGGCCATCGGGACTAATCTTTTGCATCCACATTCTATCGATATCATCTCGACTATCGCCCCAAATGACATAAGCACCGCCTTCGTGATCAGCAATGGAATAACTGTAAACACCGCTACGATTGTCTGATCCTGAGGCATTTTCGGGGGTTAGAATGATACCATTTCCCCACAATTTATCTCCCTCTGGCGAAATCTTTTGGACTCTTATTTTTGCTTCGAATTCAGATTCCCAGTAGTAGTATACATCTGAATAGGACATAATTAAGCTGCTGTCTGAAGCGAGTGAAATCATTGGAAAGCGGTGTCCACTGAGATATGCTCCCCATTGAGCATCCAAATCCAGGGGACCCCAAACAACATTTCCGCCATGGTCCACTCTGCTGCATCTTGCATTGCCAACATAATCACTGGTTGCGATGTAGGCTCCTCCCTGACCATCACTGATCGCGTTTATCCAGATTCCTTGACTTATCTCGAGAGATGAGTCTGGAGAGGTTGGCCATTGTGCTTGAAGGTTGAAGGGAATCAACATGAGTATGAAAGCAACCCCAATTAGTCCAAAGTAGCTCTTATTCCACGGTTCGTTCACAAATAGAGTCTTTAAAAATCTCTCCCGCATTCCTTTTGACTTGAGCTTCATCATCTCAAATAGACCATCTTAGCAACACTTGAATTATCGCCAGCCCGAAGCCTTGCGAAATACATCCCCCCAGCAACTTCTCGACCGCTATGATCCATTCCATTCCATCTCACTTTGTAGCTGCCTGGAGACTGAGAAATCGAAACCAGTTGATTTACTTCTCGTCCAGATATATCGTAGATAATCAGTGAAACCTCACTGAATTCTGGAAGGTCGTATTCAATTGATGTGCTTGGGTTGAAGGGGTTTGGATAAGCAGAAATGGCCCGGGTCTCCGGCAGGATTTTTACTTCACGGACACTTACCAGATGGTCAATATCACCCCAGAGGCTATCACCCAGACGATAACCCCACAAATCCAGACTGCCCCCACCATCCCAGCCACCTGATGTCCGACCAATTCCCCAGGTCCATATATCTGTCCCGCCCATTGAGGAGGACTCATATAAAAGGGCTCCATCTGCGGCGGGTACCACGGCAACTATGCCATACTGCTGCCACTCCGTTGGAAGGGGTCTGAATTCACAGATCAGATGATTATAGTCTCCACCATCCCAATAGATTTTATAAGGGTCATTGTCATAGGTAAGCACAGCAAAGGTATCTGGCGGGAGTAGCGTATATGGCCACCCACTGACCCGCTCGCGAGCAACTGTATATTCCTTCTGGCCGGCATCCTCATGTACATCAATAATTTCAAGCCGGGTGGCTGATAAATCGGGCGAGCCGAAATCCCAGTTCCATATATTACCCACTTGCAGGGGTTGAAAATTGCGCCAGTCCGAACAGGTCTCAGTGAGGTATGGAATCTGGATATAGGCCATTCCCCCGGTGGGGTCTTCCCCAGATAGCACGACCTGAAAGCCGGACAGTGAGTCCCCGGGAAGATCTACGTAACGAATACCCTCAACCAATTGAGAGTCCATCATGACGACTCCTGTTATCATTGAATCCAGGCTGGAAAAGCTGGTGGCCTCAAACAGAAAGTTAACGGTGGGATATATCTGCGACCCATCCGAATACATGAAGGGACCAAATTTATATTCAACCGTATCTTCAATTTGCTGTTGAAAGGTAAAGATCAGTGTATCCAGACCATGGAGAAAGGGGTACTGGTTACTAAGATGCTGGGATAGGTGGATATTCCTCACCAGGGTGTCGGCTGGAATGGTATAGATGGATTCAACACCATTTACCTGAAAATCGAAGTCCTGAGAGTGGAGACTCCCCAGGATTCCCAACAGGATCAATACAGAGATCCCCACACTTCTTTTCTTTTTCATAGCTCCCCCCTTAATGGCCATGAAACTTAACATAACCCGGACCAACTTTCACCGCAGTTTTGGCAAACAGGTCGATGCACACACAGCTGTTCACCGCAGTGCTTACAGCGCCATCTTGATCGTTCCCGCATCATAAACTTTTCAAGACCCATTCGTTTTATGTTATCAAGATTTTCAAGCATACTCATGTGGTAGTTGTTACGATATCGTTTATCCAGGTTTTTCAAACGCGTACAGGGATAGTCATGACAATCAAAACAATATCCCGACTCCGTTTCACTCAACTTTTCGCAATTTCTGATGACACACGTGGAACAGTGTTTGGCTTTATTTGTCCCTGCTGTTAAACAACCGGAGCATTTGTTTTTTTCCCGGACATGGGCCATACATATTTCACAGTTCATGCCGCAGGGAGCGATTAGATTTGTATCGAGGGGTTGTGATAAATTCATTTTATCAGATCGCATCACTTCTAATGAGGGCTTTCCCTTTATGCTAGATCAAACTCCACAGCTTGGGGGGTATGTTAATCATCATTCTTTTACTTCAATCCCAAAAACTCTCTGGGCTTTCTCAGACGAAATGTCAGGTGGTAGTTAATCTTATAGAGCTCTTTTGAAGAGGGTGTAGATGTGAAAGCCGTCTTTGAGGAATTGGGGCAGATCCTTTGGCTTGACCTTCTTGGAGGCGCGGAAGAAGATCAGTCGGTCGCCACCAGCCTCTGTACTGAGACCAGGACGCTGTTCATAATAATCCAGGATATCATCAGTAAAGCACTCACGAACCACCAGGTCATCAGTGGAGCGCAAAAGGTACTTCTCTGAGAAGAGAGGATGACTGTCAAAATCAATATCCTGATAGCCAAAGGCCTTGCCAATTTTATGAAACACATTCTGAGGTTTCAGACTAAAGGGCGGGACATCCAACAGGCTGGACCTGAGGAGAACCACGGTCTGATAGTGGGTGTGCTGGTTTTTACCAGCACCGGTGGTATAGCGATAATCAAACAAAGTGATTTCAATTTCATCGGCCATACCACTCATGACATTGAAGGCTTTTTTAGAATGTCCATGGGAAAACAGCGGGAAGGCACTCAATGAAGGCAAAAGCTGGGGGTCTGGGAGACGTGAAAACTCCAATGTCATATCTGCAGCTGCAGTCCTGAGGGCTTCCGTGCGTTTTTTTTCAAAATGCCGGACAAGCATGATGATGAACACCACCAATGCGATAATGCCTACTATGATGAGTGTGATTATGATGGGTTCCTTCATGTGGGTTCCTCCCTGGTAGATTTATGTCCGGCTAAACCCTAAGCAGTCATGGCTAAATCTACGAGAGATAAAGCTCGAATCTATCCGTTTTCCAGAAATTCGGAGATTGCCCGGTTTCCAAGAGGTCGGAGATTGCCATGCTCATTCGCTCGCAATGACGCAAGGGGCTTGACCCTACATGTCTTCGCGAGAAGGCCGAAGGCCGACGAAGCGATCTCGGGCTACCTGTTCTCCAAGAAGTCGGAGATTGCCGCGCTCATTGCATTCGCTCGCAATGACGCAAGGGGCTTGACCCTACATGTCTTCGCGAGGAGGACCCTCTATGGTGTTTTGCGGAGGAGGATTTGTCTCTCATCCGCCCGGACCGCCTCATTATAATACTTCTTAAAAGCAAGATACTGATCCGGAGGAATCACACTCATCTTGTTCACCACGCGACGTTGGCCAGTAATAACCCCATCAGCATATTTGAGGTCCACCTGATACTCTGCCATCTCAGAACTCAAGCTCAGGGTTTCCTCCAAATCCAGAGGCTCAAAACCAGCAGGCAGTATGATGCCAATTTCTTCCCAGACTGTATCCTGAGATACCCGGTAGAGATAATCATACTCCCGGTCTTCTGTAGATAAGGAGCGACGGGAAACCAGATTGTCTGTCCAGGGAATTTTTAAGAGTTTCATGCTGCTGGCATCAACCAGATAGTGGGGTACAGAAAAGCTATAGAAGAATTCAAGCTTCTGCCCCACCGTGTGAACATCTTCAATGCTGAAGGCATTCATAACCAGATTGGGATAATCTTTGGACAGGTCTTCAGCCAATTCGTCGAGACGATCTTTATCACCCATAAAGCGGTATGTATTTCTGAAGGACGCACCGGCAGACCCCGATTTTACAGTGTTTCTTTCGATGATAGCTGAATTGTCCTCGCTGAGAGTTACCTTGGAAACGCGTTTGGTCAGGCGGGGTGAAAAATAGTCCGGCGTAAGATAATGGGGTGCTTTTGTTCCCGGAATAATACTCAATGCAAAGGCATTTCTGTCCCCAGCAGGTACGGAATGGATGGGATAATTCTGAGCCGTCAAATCCATATACAGCACACCCCCAGCGGTTTCTACGCCGGCAATGGCGTGATTGAACTCGATGGCAGGCAGGATGTCTTTATTCAAGCCTTCTTTAAAGGTGTTCACCAGCACATAGTGGGCAGGAATCCCGGCTTCCTTCAACATGGAAATACACAGGGTGGCCACATCCTTACAATCACCGATTCTCTGAACCAGAACGTCTCTGGCTTTCTGGGGAATCAGACCGGATTGCCTGAAGGACACGCTGCTGTATCTGATGTTTTCAGTAATGTAATTATAGATCAACTCGATTTTTTCCATCTCGGTGAGATCTGCTTTTCCCGCCAGCAATTCGGCGACGACTTCTTGAACTTCATAGCTGCTGCGGGTCTTGGTTTTGGCCAGATCCAGATACCAGTCAACCAGATACTCCCAGTCCGGAATGGTTGAAATAAACAGCATCTTGCCATAATCATCCAGATTCTTGGTGTTGTACTCAGACTCCACTGCAGGTTGATCATAGAGGACCCATTCATGGAGCATGCCATCTTTGGTCTTGGTGATTTCAGCTTCATCTGGCATAAACTGAGTTTTGGTTTGAATGGAATATCCCTTGGGAATCAGCAGGGAATATTTGCGCTCTTTCACCGGGAAAAAGAAGTTGAAATGAACCTCTTCCCAGAGATGTTGAGACAGTCGACCCTGGTTGTAATTCTGAACCCGCCATTTGATGTAGATGTGATCGTTGGGCACCAGCGATTTAAAGACAACCTTGCCATTATTTTCATCAGCCTTGATCTCAGTTCCATCGGCTTTCAGAACCACAGCCTTTTCAATAATAAGGACCTCTGAATAGCTGTTGTAGGCCAGGTTATATTCTTTAAAGCGATCAATACCATCCATGTTAAATACCTTGAGCAGTACTTCATTTTGAGCTTCAGAAGCACCTTCCTCATAGACCACCCGACGTTTGTTGTCTACCAGATAGACAGCGTCATCATTGGGATATTCATCAGCTCCCGGGCTGGCTTTTAGCATGGCATCGATATCTACTGTGGCAAAATTAGCAAAGACGGATTGTTTGCCTTCCAGCTCTCTCAAATGAGATCTGGCCTCATAATCTGTGGCTGAATAGGTAAGTGCATTTTTATAGGCTTTGATGGCATCAGACTTTTTGCCGGCGCCCTGGTGGATCTCTGCCTGTGTGGACCAGAAACCAGAGGTGTTAGGGCTAATTTCAAGACCGTGGTTCATGTAATTCAAGGCCTTCTCATAATCCTGAAGCTGCAGAAAGGAAGTGGCCAGTTTATAGTAAACCCCTGATGCGCTGGGTTCTCTTGCCAGCAATTTATTGAGGGTGGCTTCATAGTTTTCCACATCTGATGACTGGAGATAGATGTCGGCGAGCTGGAGATAGGCATCTGTGGTACGTCGCTCAGTCAGGAACTTATTATAGATATCAATAGCGCCATCATACTGCTGAGTGGTTCTCATTGAAAACACGGCTGAGAGGTAAACCATGCTCCAATCCAGGGGATGCTCTTCATAACCCTGTTTCAAAAATGCCAGAGCTTCTTCAACCTGTCCCCTGGTGAAGGCCAGGTTCATCTGCATGAGATAGGAGTCTGATGCCTTGGGCCGCAACCCCACATAGCGACGCATGATTTCGGCTGCTTGATCCACATTCTCGGCATCGATATAATCAGAATATTTTTGATTGAGAATCATGGGGATCTCTGGGTAGAGGTCATAGATCTTGGCCACGGTTGAGGCCATGTTGTCATACTTCTCACCCCTCAGATAAGCCTCATAGAGAGAATTGTCGACAATGATGGCCTCAGGCATATAGTCTGCGGCTCTGCGCAGGGTCAGCTCGGCTTTAATGGCTTTATCATTTCTCAGGTAGCAGTCTGCCAGAAGAAGATAATTTTCAATATGGGTGGGGTTGGCCTCAATCAGGTTCTCAAAATAAACCTCTGCAAAATTACGGATGCTTTTCAGGGGGGCTCCGGGTTTTGACGGGTATTTTTTAGGTTTGGTCTCATACTGCAGATCGGTGAGAGCGTCACCTCTTTTATCGGTAATGCGGACCAGAAAATTGCACTGGGTGATTTCGGAATAGCCACACTTGATGAGAAGTCGATTCCAACCTTTTTGTAATTCTGTTTCAACGATGTAGGTGTCGAGGTCGTTATTTCTCTCTTCAAAAACGGAGATAATCTCTTCATCGTTTAGAATGGTTTTCACAGATCCTGAGGTGCCCACACGAACATGCACCACCTGCTTTTCCGGTGAGTAAACAAATGTATTGCCGTAGTAAATCGCGTCTTTGCTACCAAAATAATGGGTGAGATCAACCCAGTTATCGTGACGGAGGTTGCTAATATGAAACCATTGGGCGGGTACACCCCTTTTGCCAGTATACTTCTTTTTGAATTTGAACTCCA
This window harbors:
- a CDS encoding tetratricopeptide repeat protein, which translates into the protein MKLNRILTNCLMLLIFGSPSLAYKPASTNLVDTGWEQISSNNLDAAEKSFLKAIKKDKTNPRPYLALSFLLQLSERNEEAWDHYETALTHLEDPNPYIFASFYTKRGLLVIDPAEDRGLSKLIPGLAEGADDLGIMKAGAISRMGRYLEEYGDHDVATQHYAKLGAITQWSLIGPFENISASGFEKVFQPELEFKFKKKYTGKRGVPAQWFHISNLRHDNWVDLTHYFGSKDAIYYGNTFVYSPEKQVVHVRVGTSGSVKTILNDEEIISVFEERNNDLDTYIVETELQKGWNRLLIKCGYSEITQCNFLVRITDKRGDALTDLQYETKPKKYPSKPGAPLKSIRNFAEVYFENLIEANPTHIENYLLLADCYLRNDKAIKAELTLRRAADYMPEAIIVDNSLYEAYLRGEKYDNMASTVAKIYDLYPEIPMILNQKYSDYIDAENVDQAAEIMRRYVGLRPKASDSYLMQMNLAFTRGQVEEALAFLKQGYEEHPLDWSMVYLSAVFSMRTTQQYDGAIDIYNKFLTERRTTDAYLQLADIYLQSSDVENYEATLNKLLAREPSASGVYYKLATSFLQLQDYEKALNYMNHGLEISPNTSGFWSTQAEIHQGAGKKSDAIKAYKNALTYSATDYEARSHLRELEGKQSVFANFATVDIDAMLKASPGADEYPNDDAVYLVDNKRRVVYEEGASEAQNEVLLKVFNMDGIDRFKEYNLAYNSYSEVLIIEKAVVLKADGTEIKADENNGKVVFKSLVPNDHIYIKWRVQNYNQGRLSQHLWEEVHFNFFFPVKERKYSLLIPKGYSIQTKTQFMPDEAEITKTKDGMLHEWVLYDQPAVESEYNTKNLDDYGKMLFISTIPDWEYLVDWYLDLAKTKTRSSYEVQEVVAELLAGKADLTEMEKIELIYNYITENIRYSSVSFRQSGLIPQKARDVLVQRIGDCKDVATLCISMLKEAGIPAHYVLVNTFKEGLNKDILPAIEFNHAIAGVETAGGVLYMDLTAQNYPIHSVPAGDRNAFALSIIPGTKAPHYLTPDYFSPRLTKRVSKVTLSEDNSAIIERNTVKSGSAGASFRNTYRFMGDKDRLDELAEDLSKDYPNLVMNAFSIEDVHTVGQKLEFFYSFSVPHYLVDASSMKLLKIPWTDNLVSRRSLSTEDREYDYLYRVSQDTVWEEIGIILPAGFEPLDLEETLSLSSEMAEYQVDLKYADGVITGQRRVVNKMSVIPPDQYLAFKKYYNEAVRADERQILLRKTP
- a CDS encoding T9SS type A sorting domain-containing protein — its product is MKYIISHILLLSVSLAQLDVRVYTDKVEYYYNEPVEIYVSGHNTTNDTLFLNWGSSLQWNYAIDGDFQLAGLGITSNLTILPDSTYIWNIIHHWAIEPGYHEIVGLVDNYGISNDTTHISVSPLAIESETGKPQKTSLVQNYPNPFNSSTTIKYDIPEYAEVTLFIYDISGREVNRLVSISQPPGSYTVSWNGRDHSDREVAGGMYFARLQASDNSSVAKMVYLR
- a CDS encoding DUF3795 domain-containing protein; this encodes MNLSQPLDTNLIAPCGMNCEICMAHVREKNKCSGCLTAGTNKAKHCSTCVIRNCEKLSETESGYCFDCHDYPCTRLKNLDKRYRNNYHMSMLENLDNIKRMGLEKFMMRERSRWRCKHCGEQLCVHRPVCQNCGESWSGLC
- a CDS encoding T9SS type A sorting domain-containing protein, giving the protein MMKLKSKGMRERFLKTLFVNEPWNKSYFGLIGVAFILMLIPFNLQAQWPTSPDSSLEISQGIWINAISDGQGGAYIATSDYVGNARCSRVDHGGNVVWGPLDLDAQWGAYLSGHRFPMISLASDSSLIMSYSDVYYYWESEFEAKIRVQKISPEGDKLWGNGIILTPENASGSDNRSGVYSYSIADHEGGAYVIWGDSRDDIDRMWMQKISPDGQIVWDSLGVLFDIPGRDIRYLKVTSASQVLVISATNTIYAQLMDDNGVLLLDTAHDFNLGNIGRFQLDSSDNLFFMNYHDRVFKTNLSFEHLWSDAGIVISDTSDFTFHLLPDEDGGAIIQYRKEDVSDRNFSQWINADGSLKYGITGAFSLISDGSWSPATMADDSSFIVIHHAGFCSQAHFAQRLDFQGNALWEHPVRTTPSDIYSQQASYAVSDGEGGAIYVYEDNYRIFATQVGYTGTLGSITSIDEPRNLPKRHLLLSLYPNPFNPSTTMEYDLPDHSEVSLIIYDMSGGEVSRLVLKSQAPGSYKVSWNGEDHNGREVSGGMYFARLQAGDNSSVAKMVYLR
- a CDS encoding T9SS type A sorting domain-containing protein; the encoded protein is MKKKRSVGISVLILLGILGSLHSQDFDFQVNGVESIYTIPADTLVRNIHLSQHLSNQYPFLHGLDTLIFTFQQQIEDTVEYKFGPFMYSDGSQIYPTVNFLFEATSFSSLDSMITGVVMMDSQLVEGIRYVDLPGDSLSGFQVVLSGEDPTGGMAYIQIPYLTETCSDWRNFQPLQVGNIWNWDFGSPDLSATRLEIIDVHEDAGQKEYTVARERVSGWPYTLLPPDTFAVLTYDNDPYKIYWDGGDYNHLICEFRPLPTEWQQYGIVAVVPAADGALLYESSSMGGTDIWTWGIGRTSGGWDGGGSLDLWGYRLGDSLWGDIDHLVSVREVKILPETRAISAYPNPFNPSTSIEYDLPEFSEVSLIIYDISGREVNQLVSISQSPGSYKVRWNGMDHSGREVAGGMYFARLRAGDNSSVAKMVYLR